The following coding sequences are from one Frigoribacterium sp. Leaf415 window:
- a CDS encoding response regulator: MTDTTDPVTVLLVDDQDLVRTGFRIILDTAPDVRVVGEACDGLEAVDLVRRLRPDVVVMDIEMPVLDGLEATRRILAQSPEGGPAVLVLTTFGRDDYVFRALQAGASGFLLKTATPEDLIEAIAVVHRGDALLSPQLTRAVVERAVGDPATSRVVVPSPALATLTEREREVLDRLASGASNAEIARRLFLGEATVKTHVSNVLGKLGLRDRTAAVVFAYENGVAVPGEPAT; encoded by the coding sequence ATGACCGACACGACCGATCCCGTCACCGTCCTGCTCGTCGACGACCAGGATCTCGTCCGCACGGGTTTCCGCATCATCCTCGACACCGCGCCCGACGTCCGCGTCGTGGGCGAGGCCTGCGACGGTCTCGAGGCCGTCGACCTCGTCCGGCGACTCCGCCCCGACGTCGTCGTGATGGACATCGAGATGCCCGTCCTCGACGGGCTCGAGGCGACGCGCCGCATCCTCGCGCAGTCTCCCGAGGGCGGCCCGGCGGTCCTGGTCCTCACGACGTTCGGCCGAGACGACTACGTCTTCCGGGCCCTCCAGGCGGGGGCGAGCGGCTTCCTGCTCAAGACGGCCACGCCCGAGGACCTCATCGAGGCGATCGCCGTCGTGCACCGCGGCGACGCCCTGCTCTCGCCCCAGCTCACCCGTGCCGTCGTCGAACGCGCCGTAGGCGACCCGGCGACGTCACGGGTCGTCGTCCCCAGTCCGGCCCTGGCGACCCTCACCGAACGCGAACGCGAGGTCCTCGACCGGCTCGCCTCCGGTGCCTCGAACGCCGAGATCGCCCGTCGACTGTTCCTCGGCGAGGCCACGGTCAAGACGCACGTCTCCAACGTGCTCGGCAAGCTCGGCCTCCGTGACCGGACGGCGGCCGTGGTGTTCGCCTACGAGAACGGCGTCGCCGTCCCGGGCGAGCCCGCCACCTGA
- a CDS encoding proteasome assembly chaperone family protein: MTNTSDFAAGRLLVVAFEGWNDAGEAASGVARSLVETLSLEPVAELDGERYIDYQFNRPQVGLDDDGVRTLVWPRIQLHAAADAATVLPRDPASPATEVLVLLGAEPSRSWRGFAAEIVDLIDVHDVTGVVFLGAMLADVPHTRPISVFVSSENEAVRDEYTLERSTYEGPVGILSVLADAAEAAGVPTLSIWASVPHYVHNAPSPKATLALIEKLDELSGVTIPRGELAAESTAWESGIDALAADDEDMAGYIEQLEQARDTVDSPEASGEAIAQEFERYLRRRDGKGGDGRPDDPRYPPVP, translated from the coding sequence TTGACGAACACGTCGGATTTCGCTGCGGGACGCCTGCTGGTGGTGGCCTTCGAGGGCTGGAACGACGCCGGTGAGGCCGCCAGCGGTGTCGCGCGCAGCCTGGTCGAGACGCTCTCGCTCGAACCGGTGGCCGAGCTCGACGGCGAACGGTACATCGACTACCAGTTCAACCGTCCGCAGGTGGGGCTCGACGACGACGGCGTGCGGACCCTCGTGTGGCCCCGCATCCAGCTGCACGCGGCCGCCGACGCCGCGACGGTCCTCCCCCGCGACCCCGCGTCGCCCGCCACCGAGGTGCTCGTGCTGCTGGGTGCCGAACCGTCGCGCAGCTGGCGGGGCTTCGCCGCCGAGATCGTCGACCTGATCGACGTGCACGACGTCACGGGCGTGGTGTTCCTCGGGGCCATGCTCGCCGACGTCCCCCACACGCGGCCCATCTCGGTCTTCGTCAGCAGCGAGAACGAGGCCGTCCGCGACGAGTACACCCTCGAGCGCAGCACCTACGAGGGGCCGGTGGGCATCTTGTCGGTCCTCGCCGACGCCGCCGAGGCCGCCGGCGTGCCGACCCTCTCGATCTGGGCCTCGGTGCCGCACTACGTCCACAACGCCCCGTCGCCCAAGGCGACGCTCGCACTCATCGAGAAGCTCGACGAGCTCTCGGGCGTGACGATCCCCCGGGGTGAGCTCGCCGCCGAGTCGACGGCCTGGGAGTCCGGCATCGACGCCCTCGCGGCCGACGACGAGGACATGGCCGGCTACATCGAACAGCTCGAGCAGGCCCGCGACACGGTGGACAGCCCCGAGGCGAGCGGGGAGGCCATCGCGCAGGAGTTCGAACGGTACCTGCGGCGGCGCGACGGCAAGGGCGGGGACGGCCGACCGGACGACCCGCGGTATCCCCCGGTCCCCTGA
- a CDS encoding HAD family hydrolase → MTETLPAAVLWDMDGTLVDTEPYWFLCQVELVESFGGTWSREDGDAMIGSGLWQSARVLQSHGVDLSEDEIIDRLTTAVLERAAVEIPWRPGAKELLAELRREGVPTALVTMSIRRMAQFMVDAIEFEAFDAIVAGDDVEHAKPHPEAYLRGAALLGVDPADCIAIEDSTPGLASAVAAGTVAIGVEHHAPLADDGPYIRRDTLVGTTVGDLRELHRAGRAVRDQAASDS, encoded by the coding sequence GTGACCGAAACCCTGCCTGCCGCCGTCCTGTGGGACATGGACGGAACCCTCGTCGACACCGAGCCGTACTGGTTCCTCTGCCAGGTCGAACTGGTCGAGTCGTTCGGCGGCACCTGGAGCCGTGAGGACGGCGACGCCATGATCGGCAGCGGCCTGTGGCAGTCCGCCCGCGTCCTGCAGTCACACGGCGTCGACCTGTCCGAGGACGAGATCATCGACCGCCTGACCACCGCGGTCCTCGAGCGTGCCGCGGTCGAGATCCCCTGGCGTCCCGGTGCGAAAGAGCTCCTCGCCGAGCTCCGCCGAGAAGGGGTCCCGACGGCCCTGGTCACCATGTCGATCCGTCGCATGGCCCAGTTCATGGTCGACGCCATCGAGTTCGAGGCCTTCGACGCGATCGTCGCCGGCGACGACGTCGAGCACGCCAAGCCGCACCCCGAGGCCTACCTCCGGGGCGCCGCGCTGCTGGGCGTCGACCCCGCCGACTGCATCGCCATCGAGGACAGCACGCCCGGCCTCGCCTCGGCCGTCGCCGCCGGCACCGTCGCGATCGGCGTCGAGCACCACGCGCCGCTCGCCGACGACGGCCCCTACATCCGCCGCGACACCCTCGTCGGCACCACGGTCGGCGACCTCCGCGAACTGCACCGTGCCGGGCGCGCCGTCCGCGACCAGGCGGCCTCCGACTCCTGA
- a CDS encoding sensor histidine kinase: MEPSITAPAPAATPSDARRPLTRRDTRVDLWIAALTAVLGLATLWLSAVIVADADGAASPSIVESVLWLVGLCAPLAFRRQRPVAVLVVVSAVFLAAQLRGYPDTLTPSIVEFVAIFTANAWAARRARALVVSVVVTAVMFVWLGVWLRSVYVSDAEAPDPVTLATIAYTLVSNGIVLVTAIAFGRAARVSATRLHALERTGVELRAAHELVADRAINEERTRLARELHDVVAHHVAVIGIQAGAARRTLDRPEIARGALSAVEGTARTTIDELDRLLSVLRSRDGEAGSAPAGLGALPELMADTRALGLEVRFSVHGDAHDVPESIGVTLYRITQEALTNTLKHGNASLAEVQLRYGDRTVEVEVVDDGRPGPTPYPGAGPPQGTAASGAGLGQRGMRERVDLHGGELQLGPRPRGGYRVHAVLPVSACADARPRDHVATDPSGRS; encoded by the coding sequence GTGGAACCGTCGATCACCGCTCCGGCCCCGGCCGCGACGCCGAGCGACGCCCGCCGTCCACTCACCCGACGCGACACGCGCGTCGACCTCTGGATCGCGGCCCTCACCGCCGTGCTGGGCCTCGCCACGCTCTGGCTCAGTGCCGTCATCGTCGCGGACGCCGACGGGGCGGCTTCCCCGTCGATCGTCGAGAGCGTGCTGTGGCTCGTGGGCCTCTGCGCGCCGCTCGCGTTCCGTCGGCAGAGGCCCGTGGCCGTCCTCGTCGTCGTGTCGGCCGTGTTCCTGGCCGCCCAGCTGAGGGGCTATCCCGACACGCTGACGCCGTCGATCGTCGAGTTCGTGGCCATCTTCACCGCGAACGCCTGGGCCGCCCGGCGCGCCCGTGCGCTCGTCGTCAGCGTCGTCGTGACCGCGGTCATGTTCGTCTGGCTCGGGGTGTGGCTGCGCTCGGTCTACGTGTCGGACGCCGAGGCCCCCGACCCCGTGACCCTCGCCACGATCGCCTACACGCTCGTGTCGAACGGCATCGTCCTCGTCACGGCCATCGCCTTCGGCCGCGCGGCCCGCGTGTCGGCCACCAGGCTGCACGCGCTCGAGCGCACGGGGGTCGAACTGCGGGCCGCACACGAACTCGTCGCCGACCGGGCCATCAACGAGGAGCGCACGCGCCTCGCCCGCGAGTTGCACGACGTGGTCGCCCACCACGTCGCCGTCATCGGCATCCAGGCGGGCGCGGCCCGGCGGACCCTCGACCGGCCCGAGATCGCACGGGGCGCCCTCTCGGCCGTCGAGGGCACGGCGCGCACGACCATCGACGAGCTCGACCGCCTGCTGTCCGTGCTGCGGTCGCGTGACGGCGAGGCCGGGTCCGCCCCCGCGGGCCTCGGTGCGCTGCCCGAACTCATGGCCGACACGCGCGCCCTCGGTCTCGAGGTCCGGTTCTCGGTGCACGGCGACGCCCACGACGTCCCCGAGAGCATCGGGGTGACGCTCTACCGCATCACCCAAGAGGCGCTCACCAACACCCTCAAGCACGGCAACGCCTCGCTCGCCGAGGTGCAGCTCCGCTACGGCGACCGCACCGTCGAGGTCGAGGTCGTCGACGACGGCCGTCCCGGCCCCACGCCCTACCCCGGGGCAGGCCCGCCACAGGGCACGGCGGCGTCCGGCGCCGGACTGGGCCAACGGGGCATGCGCGAACGGGTCGACCTGCACGGCGGTGAGCTCCAGCTCGGCCCGCGACCGCGCGGGGGCTACCGGGTGCACGCCGTCCTGCCCGTGAGCGCCTGCGCCGACGCCCGCCCCCGCGACCACGTCGCCACCGACCCCTCCGGGAGATCATGA
- the tatC gene encoding twin-arginine translocase subunit TatC produces MSLGQHLLELRKRLFISALALILAAVAGWFLAPFVLDALRSPVEAIAAARTGETTLNYSNITGAFDLKLQIAVTVGVVISSPVWLYQVWAFIVPALVRKEKLYAVGFIGTAIPLFLGGCLAGWYVLPHIVEVMTGFVDTQDATIIESKVYYDFVLKLVLAVGIAFVMPVFLVLLNFVGVVSAAAIVRGWRVAILVIVLFTAIATPSADIFSMFLLAIPMIILFFLAAGVAWLHDRRAAKRAAALDAELAAG; encoded by the coding sequence ATGTCGCTCGGCCAACACCTGCTCGAGCTGCGCAAGCGCCTCTTCATCTCCGCCCTGGCCCTCATCCTGGCCGCTGTCGCCGGCTGGTTCCTCGCGCCCTTCGTCCTCGACGCCCTGAGGTCACCGGTCGAGGCCATCGCCGCGGCGCGGACGGGTGAGACCACCCTCAACTATTCGAACATCACCGGCGCGTTCGACCTCAAGCTGCAGATCGCGGTCACCGTCGGCGTCGTCATTTCGAGCCCCGTGTGGCTCTACCAGGTCTGGGCCTTCATCGTCCCGGCTCTCGTGCGCAAAGAGAAGCTCTACGCGGTCGGCTTCATCGGCACCGCCATCCCTCTCTTCCTGGGCGGCTGCCTGGCGGGCTGGTACGTCCTTCCCCATATCGTCGAGGTCATGACCGGCTTCGTCGACACCCAGGACGCCACGATCATCGAGTCGAAGGTCTACTACGACTTCGTCCTCAAGCTGGTCCTCGCCGTGGGCATCGCCTTCGTCATGCCGGTGTTCCTCGTGCTGCTGAACTTCGTGGGCGTCGTCTCGGCCGCGGCGATCGTCAGGGGGTGGCGCGTGGCCATCCTCGTCATCGTCCTGTTCACCGCCATCGCGACGCCGTCAGCCGACATCTTCTCGATGTTCCTGCTGGCGATCCCGATGATCATCTTGTTCTTCCTCGCGGCCGGGGTGGCCTGGTTGCACGATCGCCGGGCCGCCAAGCGCGCCGCGGCCCTCGACGCCGAGCTGGCGGCGGGGTGA
- a CDS encoding helix-turn-helix transcriptional regulator — protein MAESRGALHAADKLAFLLSLVPWLMDHERVSVAEAAAHFGVSVAEIRRAVELIAVSGIPGETTQYQHGDLFDIAWDDFEQNDVIVLTNLVAIDDSPRFSAREAAALIAGLQYLSSLPENADRAAIATLMSKLSRGASSEPSQVAVDQSETNEVLGLVGRAVEAGVQLEFDYRGTRGVAERRRVDPLRVESVDADWYLRAWDHLREAPRTFRLDRIAAPALTSTPIAHRADDVTLPETLFEGSPDDLVVVLDLDAAAAPLLADYGPDEPEPLEDDRVRLRLRVNRLGTLCRLVAGLPGRPEVVAPESARTAVADWARRAIERYDADPPRAS, from the coding sequence GTGGCTGAATCCCGGGGGGCCCTCCACGCGGCCGACAAACTCGCCTTCCTGCTGTCGCTCGTCCCCTGGCTCATGGACCACGAGCGCGTCAGCGTGGCCGAGGCCGCCGCCCACTTCGGCGTGAGCGTGGCCGAGATCCGTCGTGCGGTCGAGCTCATCGCCGTCTCGGGCATCCCCGGCGAGACCACCCAGTACCAGCACGGCGACCTCTTCGACATCGCCTGGGACGACTTCGAGCAGAACGACGTCATCGTGCTGACCAACCTCGTCGCCATCGACGACTCGCCGCGGTTCTCGGCTCGCGAGGCCGCCGCGCTCATCGCCGGGCTGCAGTACCTGTCGTCGCTGCCCGAGAACGCCGATCGCGCGGCCATCGCCACCCTGATGAGCAAGCTCTCCCGAGGGGCCTCCAGCGAGCCGAGCCAGGTCGCCGTCGACCAGTCCGAGACGAACGAGGTCCTGGGACTCGTCGGACGGGCGGTCGAAGCCGGCGTCCAGCTCGAGTTCGACTACCGCGGCACCCGCGGCGTCGCCGAACGCCGCCGGGTCGACCCGCTTCGGGTCGAGTCGGTCGACGCCGACTGGTACCTCAGGGCCTGGGACCACCTGCGCGAGGCCCCCCGCACGTTCCGGCTCGACCGCATCGCCGCACCGGCGCTCACCTCGACGCCGATCGCTCACCGGGCCGACGACGTCACCCTGCCCGAGACGCTCTTCGAGGGGTCTCCGGACGACCTCGTCGTGGTGCTCGACCTCGACGCGGCCGCGGCCCCACTCCTCGCGGACTACGGCCCCGACGAACCCGAGCCCCTCGAGGACGACCGCGTGCGACTCCGACTGCGCGTCAACCGCCTCGGCACGCTCTGTCGTCTCGTCGCAGGGCTGCCGGGGCGCCCCGAGGTCGTCGCGCCCGAGTCGGCACGCACGGCCGTGGCGGACTGGGCCCGCCGGGCGATCGAGCGTTACGACGCCGACCCGCCCCGCGCCTCCTAG
- a CDS encoding tRNA (adenine-N1)-methyltransferase yields MTAFRRQSGPFVEGDKVQLTGPKGKMNTIVLTPGTVFHTHRGMIAHDDVVGLPDGSVVPSTTGDEYLALRPLLSDFVMSMPRGAAIVYPKDAAQIVAFADIFPGATVVEAGVGSGALSLWLLRAVGPEGRLASFERRQEFADVAEGNVASFFGAEPENWSVTVGDLADELPAAMPDGTVDRVVLDMLAPWENVDVTADALKPGGLVICYVATATQLSRTAEALRASGSFTEPDASETLVRGWHVEGLAVRPDHRMIGHTGFLITARRLAPGAVLPQLKRRPSKSDYSDADVEAWTPGALGERSASDKKLRKTARQARTAADAAIAATGAVDVGTTDGPSTGSTPA; encoded by the coding sequence ATGACCGCGTTCCGCCGCCAGTCCGGCCCCTTCGTCGAAGGCGACAAGGTCCAGCTCACGGGCCCCAAGGGCAAGATGAACACCATCGTGCTGACCCCGGGCACCGTGTTCCACACGCACCGCGGCATGATCGCGCACGACGACGTCGTCGGTCTGCCCGACGGGTCGGTCGTCCCGAGCACGACAGGCGACGAGTACCTCGCGCTCCGTCCGCTGCTGAGCGACTTCGTGATGTCCATGCCCCGGGGCGCCGCCATCGTCTACCCGAAGGACGCCGCACAGATCGTGGCGTTCGCCGACATCTTCCCCGGCGCGACCGTCGTCGAGGCGGGAGTGGGGTCGGGTGCGCTGTCGCTCTGGCTGCTGCGCGCCGTCGGCCCCGAGGGACGCCTGGCGTCCTTCGAGCGCCGTCAGGAGTTCGCCGACGTGGCCGAGGGCAACGTCGCGAGCTTCTTCGGCGCCGAGCCCGAGAACTGGTCGGTCACGGTCGGCGACCTGGCCGACGAGCTCCCGGCGGCGATGCCCGACGGGACGGTCGACCGCGTCGTACTCGACATGCTCGCGCCGTGGGAGAACGTCGACGTCACGGCCGACGCGCTCAAGCCGGGCGGCCTGGTCATCTGCTACGTCGCCACGGCCACCCAGCTCTCGCGGACGGCCGAGGCCCTGCGCGCCTCGGGGTCCTTCACCGAACCCGACGCGTCCGAGACCCTCGTCCGCGGCTGGCACGTCGAAGGCCTCGCCGTCCGCCCCGACCACCGGATGATCGGGCACACCGGCTTCCTGATCACCGCACGACGACTGGCCCCCGGTGCGGTGCTCCCGCAGCTCAAGCGCCGCCCCTCCAAGTCCGACTACAGCGACGCCGACGTCGAGGCCTGGACCCCCGGAGCCCTCGGCGAGCGGTCGGCCAGCGACAAGAAGCTGCGCAAGACCGCCCGCCAGGCCCGGACGGCCGCCGACGCCGCCATCGCGGCGACCGGAGCCGTCGACGTCGGCACCACCGACGGCCCGTCGACCGGTTCCACACCGGCCTGA
- a CDS encoding helix-turn-helix transcriptional regulator: protein MPAARTPRVPVEERLFSLVLALLATDSGLSKTEILSTVQGYRQKYSRAGDNAALERQFERDKDDIRELGVPLETIDDPSAAGNNQALRYRIPRGAYELPEDISFSSEETALLTLAAMVWREGSLSHESRRALLKLRSLGGAASVPELEYAPRLRSRDAAFEPLRTALDRGVVVRFDYLKPGDESARRREVAPAALVQHHGRWLVSAVEVDTGTLKTFLLSRVVGPVQLTSSPFTRPDDATADRALADLEQVWRDRTATLRVEPMSDAETRLGKRRGTTRVDADTLTVHWTDEHLLADELASFGPEVTVVEPESLRLLVRHRLANVLAAHEGGVRG from the coding sequence GTGCCCGCTGCCCGCACCCCCCGCGTCCCCGTCGAAGAGCGTCTGTTCAGCCTCGTGCTGGCCCTGCTCGCGACGGATTCCGGGCTGAGCAAGACCGAGATCCTGTCGACCGTCCAGGGCTACCGCCAGAAGTACTCACGTGCCGGCGACAACGCCGCTCTCGAGCGGCAGTTCGAGCGGGACAAGGACGACATCCGCGAACTCGGCGTCCCCCTCGAGACGATCGACGACCCCTCGGCGGCGGGCAACAACCAGGCCCTGCGCTACCGAATCCCTCGCGGGGCGTACGAACTGCCTGAGGACATCTCGTTCTCCTCCGAAGAGACCGCCCTCCTCACCCTGGCCGCGATGGTCTGGCGCGAGGGGTCCCTCTCGCACGAGTCCCGCCGGGCCCTCCTCAAGCTGCGGTCGCTGGGGGGCGCCGCCAGCGTGCCCGAGCTCGAGTACGCGCCTCGACTCCGCTCCCGGGACGCGGCGTTCGAGCCGCTGCGCACCGCGCTCGACCGCGGCGTCGTCGTCCGGTTCGACTACCTCAAGCCCGGCGACGAGTCCGCCCGTCGACGCGAGGTCGCCCCGGCCGCCCTGGTCCAGCACCACGGTCGGTGGTTGGTGTCCGCGGTCGAGGTCGACACGGGAACGCTCAAGACGTTCCTGCTGTCGAGGGTGGTCGGTCCCGTCCAGCTGACGTCCTCCCCGTTCACGCGCCCCGACGACGCCACGGCCGACCGTGCGCTGGCCGACCTCGAGCAGGTCTGGCGCGACCGCACCGCGACCCTCCGCGTCGAGCCGATGTCCGACGCCGAGACCCGACTCGGCAAACGTCGCGGCACCACGCGCGTCGATGCCGACACCCTCACCGTCCACTGGACCGACGAACACCTGCTCGCCGACGAACTGGCCTCCTTCGGACCCGAGGTGACGGTCGTCGAGCCCGAGAGCCTGCGCCTCCTCGTGCGGCACCGCCTCGCGAACGTGCTCGCCGCCCACGAGGGAGGCGTCCGTGGCTGA
- the tatA gene encoding twin-arginine translocase TatA/TatE family subunit, whose amino-acid sequence MFGNALSGWHLIIILAIVLLLFGAPKLPALAKSIAQSMRIFKNEVNSDKKESSVDDDFDDRPVRRSDDSTARYTDGSTARRSDDGYSSPNRDVPPKS is encoded by the coding sequence ATGTTCGGAAACGCACTGTCAGGCTGGCACCTGATCATCATCCTGGCGATCGTCCTGCTCCTCTTCGGTGCGCCGAAGCTCCCCGCCCTCGCGAAGAGCATCGCCCAATCGATGCGCATCTTCAAGAACGAGGTCAACAGCGACAAGAAAGAGTCGTCGGTCGACGACGACTTCGACGACCGTCCGGTCCGTCGCTCCGACGACTCGACCGCCCGGTACACCGACGGGTCGACCGCTCGCCGCTCCGACGACGGCTATTCGTCGCCGAATCGCGACGTCCCGCCGAAGTCCTGA
- a CDS encoding DEAD/DEAH box helicase translates to MSPDLSPAERFAAAKTRVKTPKLQAFRSRLGFTLDPFQIAACAALEEGDSVLVAAPTGAGKTLVAEYAIHLAMQDPRAKVFYTAPMKALSNQKFQELVAEYGASEVGLLTGDTNVNSRARIVVMTTEVLRNMIYAGSEMLTDLRYVVLDEVHFLADRFRGAVWEEVIIHLPLDVRLISLSATVSNAEEFGDWLQTVRGSTEVIVSEDRPVPLDQHVLVGGKFLDLFDSSGQAATNRVNPELLRATSLGRRGGRSGGRRDSHSSGRTGPRGHVVPPTQGGPGRLDRWKIVEMLDDQNLLPAIFFVFSRVGCDQAVSQVLRSGIRLTTADQRREIREIVEARCRTLRDEDLAVLGYWRWLDGLERGVAAHHAGLLPAFKEVVEELFQKKLVKVVFATETLALGINMPARTVVLEKLEKFNGEARVPITPGEYTQLTGRAGRRGIDVEGHSLVQWQQGLDPQAVASLASRRTYPMNSSFRPTYNMAVNLIEQFGRSRTREVLETSFAQFQADRSVVDLARKVRSQQQSLDGYAASMACHLGDFGEYTMLRREVGDLEKQGAARADSQSRAERDKRQRRIVELRRQVRQHPCHACPDREQHARWSERWFKLKKQTDQLSAQIRSRTGAVAKVFDRVTDVLLDRGYLLPTGTNAGGAGRVPRDAEVTVAPTGRTLRRIYGDRDLLVAESLRLGLWNMLDVPSMAAMAATLVYEPRRDEGQLSERFLPRGEFRAALDATQLLWAELDDLEHEHRLPGSQPPAPGLALAMHRWARGAALDSVLDDADLAAGDFVRWTKQTIDLLDQLSVVGDLPVGPTARQALDAVRRGIVAYTAVGP, encoded by the coding sequence ATGAGCCCCGACCTCAGCCCGGCGGAGCGCTTCGCCGCGGCGAAGACACGCGTGAAGACCCCCAAGCTCCAGGCCTTCCGGTCCCGCCTGGGCTTCACCCTCGACCCGTTCCAGATCGCCGCCTGCGCCGCCCTCGAAGAAGGCGACAGCGTCCTCGTCGCCGCTCCCACGGGCGCCGGCAAGACGCTGGTGGCCGAGTACGCCATCCACCTCGCCATGCAAGACCCTCGGGCCAAGGTCTTCTACACCGCCCCGATGAAGGCTCTGAGCAACCAGAAGTTCCAAGAGCTCGTGGCCGAGTACGGCGCGTCCGAGGTCGGGCTGCTGACCGGCGACACGAACGTCAACTCGAGGGCGCGCATCGTCGTGATGACGACAGAGGTCCTCCGCAACATGATCTACGCCGGGTCCGAGATGTTGACCGACCTGCGTTACGTCGTCCTCGACGAGGTCCACTTCCTCGCGGACCGGTTCCGGGGCGCGGTGTGGGAAGAGGTCATCATCCACCTGCCCCTCGACGTCAGGCTCATCTCGCTCAGCGCGACGGTGTCCAACGCCGAAGAGTTCGGTGACTGGTTGCAGACGGTCCGCGGCAGCACCGAGGTCATCGTCTCCGAGGACCGCCCCGTGCCCCTCGACCAGCACGTCCTCGTCGGGGGCAAGTTCCTCGACCTGTTCGACTCCTCGGGGCAGGCGGCGACGAACCGGGTGAACCCCGAACTCCTCCGGGCCACGTCGCTCGGCCGGCGTGGCGGTCGCAGCGGCGGACGCCGGGACTCCCATTCCAGCGGACGGACAGGCCCCCGGGGCCACGTCGTCCCGCCCACGCAGGGCGGCCCCGGACGCCTCGACCGCTGGAAGATCGTCGAGATGCTCGACGACCAGAACCTGCTTCCCGCCATCTTCTTCGTCTTCAGTCGGGTGGGCTGCGACCAGGCCGTGTCCCAGGTGCTGAGGTCGGGCATCCGTCTGACGACCGCCGACCAGCGTCGAGAGATCCGCGAGATCGTCGAGGCCCGCTGCCGCACCCTGCGCGACGAAGACCTGGCCGTGCTCGGCTACTGGCGCTGGCTCGACGGTCTCGAACGGGGCGTGGCCGCCCACCACGCCGGCCTGTTGCCGGCGTTCAAAGAGGTCGTCGAAGAGCTGTTCCAGAAGAAGCTCGTCAAGGTCGTGTTCGCGACCGAGACGCTCGCACTGGGCATCAACATGCCGGCCCGCACCGTCGTGCTCGAGAAGCTCGAGAAGTTCAACGGCGAGGCCCGGGTGCCCATCACCCCCGGCGAGTACACCCAGCTGACCGGTCGCGCCGGCCGTCGCGGCATCGACGTCGAGGGCCACTCGCTCGTCCAGTGGCAGCAGGGCCTCGATCCTCAGGCCGTCGCCTCGCTGGCCTCGCGGCGCACCTATCCGATGAACAGCAGCTTCCGGCCCACGTACAACATGGCCGTGAACCTCATCGAGCAGTTCGGTCGATCGCGCACCCGCGAGGTGCTCGAGACCTCGTTCGCCCAGTTCCAGGCCGACCGCTCGGTCGTCGACCTGGCCCGCAAGGTGCGGTCGCAGCAGCAGTCGCTCGACGGCTACGCCGCGTCGATGGCCTGCCACCTGGGCGACTTCGGCGAGTACACGATGTTGCGTCGCGAGGTGGGCGACCTCGAGAAGCAGGGGGCGGCTCGCGCCGACTCCCAGTCGCGGGCCGAACGCGACAAACGCCAGCGACGCATCGTCGAACTCCGACGGCAGGTCCGGCAGCATCCCTGCCACGCCTGCCCCGATCGCGAGCAGCACGCCCGCTGGTCCGAGCGCTGGTTCAAGCTCAAGAAGCAGACCGACCAGCTGTCAGCGCAGATCCGCAGCCGGACCGGCGCCGTGGCCAAGGTCTTCGACCGCGTCACCGACGTGCTGCTCGACCGCGGCTACCTCCTCCCGACGGGAACGAACGCCGGAGGCGCGGGTCGCGTCCCCCGGGACGCCGAGGTCACCGTCGCCCCGACCGGTCGCACGTTGCGCCGCATCTACGGTGATCGCGACCTGCTCGTGGCCGAGAGCCTCCGCCTCGGTCTGTGGAACATGCTCGACGTGCCGTCGATGGCCGCGATGGCCGCCACGCTCGTGTACGAGCCCCGGCGGGACGAGGGCCAGCTCTCCGAGCGGTTCCTGCCCCGAGGCGAGTTCCGTGCCGCCCTCGACGCCACCCAGCTGCTCTGGGCCGAGCTCGACGACCTCGAGCACGAACACCGCCTGCCCGGCAGCCAGCCTCCCGCACCGGGTCTCGCCCTGGCGATGCACCGTTGGGCCCGAGGTGCCGCACTCGACTCGGTGCTCGACGACGCCGACCTCGCAGCCGGCGACTTCGTGCGCTGGACGAAACAGACGATCGACCTGCTCGACCAGCTGTCGGTCGTGGGGGACCTGCCGGTCGGCCCGACGGCACGGCAGGCGCTCGACGCCGTCCGTCGCGGCATCGTGGCCTACACCGCGGTCGGCCCCTGA